A portion of the Mesobacillus sp. AQ2 genome contains these proteins:
- a CDS encoding cold-shock protein, whose product MAFGRKPPEEIVTAETKIWVCTSDDCNCWVRDNFKSSNVPACPICKSDMEETTKVLEVVNNHSQNLIG is encoded by the coding sequence TTGGCATTTGGAAGAAAACCGCCTGAAGAAATCGTCACAGCAGAAACGAAAATATGGGTATGTACTTCTGATGATTGCAATTGCTGGGTTCGTGACAACTTTAAAAGCAGCAATGTCCCCGCTTGCCCGATTTGCAAAAGTGATATGGAGGAAACGACCAAAGTACTCGAAGTGGTCAATAACCATAGTCAAAATCTGATCGGTTAA
- a CDS encoding metallophosphoesterase yields MKVVVVSDTHMPRKAKHLPTILKRDLEDCSFIIHAGDWQTIELYHELKQYAPAIGVTGNVDGPELKSLLKSKELFIAGDFRIGIVHGHGTGKTTEKRAIDAFADDAVDCIIYGHSHIPVLKENNGVIIFNPGSPTDKRRQKEFSYGILTIGEKIEAKHIFFEDKQ; encoded by the coding sequence ATGAAAGTTGTTGTCGTTTCCGACACTCATATGCCGAGGAAGGCGAAGCATCTGCCGACAATACTGAAGCGTGACCTGGAAGATTGTAGTTTCATCATCCATGCCGGAGACTGGCAAACGATCGAACTTTATCATGAACTGAAACAATATGCACCGGCCATCGGGGTAACCGGCAATGTGGATGGTCCGGAACTTAAAAGCCTTCTCAAATCAAAAGAACTGTTCATTGCGGGGGATTTCCGTATAGGGATTGTCCATGGACACGGCACAGGGAAAACGACAGAAAAAAGGGCAATAGATGCATTTGCCGATGATGCCGTTGATTGCATCATTTATGGCCATTCACATATTCCCGTCTTAAAGGAAAATAACGGAGTGATCATCTTTAATCCCGGATCTCCAACAGATAAAAGAAGACAGAAGGAATTTTCCTATGGTATCCTGACAATCGGGGAAAAAATCGAAGCAAAGCATATCTTTTTTGAAGATAAGCAATAA
- a CDS encoding LysE family transporter, whose product MSVFLGYIFLGLSLAAPIGPVNAAQMDKGIKSGFIQAWLFGLGALTADIIYMLTVYLGVVKYLETPFMQSFLWLFGFFVLLYTGIETIINSGKIMMDHREGDSIIKSFFSGFIMSISNPLTMLFWLGIYGSVLAKTASSYGTGELVIYSFGIILGLLMWDIVMAAISSSFRKLLTSRLLTFISLISGVSLIGFAFYFGYQALKLFL is encoded by the coding sequence TTGAGTGTCTTCCTGGGTTACATTTTCCTTGGTCTGTCACTTGCCGCGCCTATTGGCCCTGTCAATGCGGCACAAATGGACAAAGGGATCAAGAGCGGCTTCATACAGGCATGGCTTTTTGGCCTTGGTGCCTTGACAGCCGATATTATCTATATGCTTACTGTCTATCTTGGGGTTGTTAAGTATCTTGAAACTCCATTCATGCAGTCTTTCCTCTGGCTGTTCGGATTCTTTGTCTTGTTGTACACAGGTATCGAGACAATTATCAATTCTGGAAAAATCATGATGGATCATCGAGAAGGAGACTCAATTATAAAGTCTTTTTTCTCCGGTTTCATAATGTCAATTTCTAATCCGCTGACCATGTTATTCTGGTTAGGAATTTACGGCTCTGTCCTTGCAAAAACTGCTTCCTCCTATGGAACCGGTGAACTTGTTATATACAGCTTCGGCATCATTCTCGGACTCCTTATGTGGGATATTGTGATGGCCGCTATTTCTAGCAGCTTCCGCAAGCTGCTCACATCAAGACTATTGACCTTCATTTCCCTTATATCAGGGGTTTCTCTGATTGGATTTGCATTTTATTTTGGATATCAAGCGCTGAAGCTGTTTCTGTGA
- a CDS encoding LysE family transporter, with protein MGIGPVNSARLDKVIKIGFWHAWIVGTGSMIADAILILLIILGLVNFLDMPLIQIFLWFFGGFVLIYSGIECLLKANDIHLAFSSGRESLFKCFLTGFNISISSAYQGIKALF; from the coding sequence TTGGGCATTGGACCGGTGAATTCAGCCAGGCTGGATAAGGTAATCAAAATTGGGTTCTGGCATGCATGGATTGTTGGTACAGGATCGATGATTGCTGATGCCATTTTAATTCTTCTTATCATTCTTGGGCTTGTGAATTTTTTGGACATGCCTCTCATCCAAATATTTCTGTGGTTTTTTGGCGGTTTCGTACTCATTTATTCGGGCATTGAATGCTTGCTGAAGGCAAATGATATCCATCTTGCCTTCAGCAGCGGGAGAGAGTCTTTATTTAAATGCTTCCTCACGGGATTCAACATATCGATCAGCAGTGCTTACCAGGGCATCAAAGCTTTATTTTAA
- a CDS encoding cytosolic protein, whose translation MKIFEVKFHAEDQVETMKVQKLSSEDYDQATEGGTRHLFDLDTNIGFFVFFDAEDKDGEESYLMLQYEDGSEEPSNCYGFDLKDFYEFSALYLNDLEFTEELNEEEGELGPVQHLAHLLFHILEEGKSVEV comes from the coding sequence TTGAAAATATTTGAAGTCAAATTTCATGCAGAAGATCAGGTAGAAACGATGAAGGTCCAAAAATTGAGCAGTGAAGATTACGACCAAGCGACTGAAGGGGGCACACGTCACCTTTTTGATTTGGACACAAATATAGGTTTCTTTGTTTTCTTTGATGCAGAAGATAAGGATGGCGAGGAATCCTATCTAATGCTCCAATATGAGGATGGCAGTGAAGAGCCTTCAAATTGCTATGGATTTGACCTCAAGGATTTCTATGAATTTTCTGCATTGTACCTGAATGACCTAGAATTCACGGAAGAACTGAACGAAGAAGAGGGAGAACTTGGCCCTGTTCAGCACCTTGCCCATCTTCTTTTTCATATACTTGAGGAAGGCAAGTCAGTAGAGGTATAA
- a CDS encoding NAD-dependent epimerase/dehydratase family protein, with protein sequence MNKVLVLGGTQYFGKKLVEMLIDHGNEVTIATRGTKADPFGDKVNRLRIDREKKETLAEAFKGKEWDLVYDQSCFSPTEARDTSELLCGRVGRYIFTSSQAVYEFGTLHKEEDFNPFTYPIKYKGRREYPGYEGYKEAKRASEAVFHQLGQFETGSSRFPIVVSEDDYTERLKFHVDKILSGQAIGIPQPEMRYSFIEAAEAANFLVNIGKSDYTGPINPGSAGDISLQELIDKIELLTGKEAIVDKNPPSDIMSPYALPGSWSIDTSRAAALGYGFMDLHRLLDTLIKQYIMAYGKISE encoded by the coding sequence ATGAATAAGGTACTTGTCCTGGGAGGAACCCAGTATTTTGGGAAAAAGCTGGTCGAAATGCTGATTGACCATGGTAATGAAGTTACCATCGCCACGAGAGGAACTAAAGCAGATCCTTTTGGTGATAAAGTGAACCGGCTTAGGATTGATCGGGAAAAGAAAGAGACACTGGCAGAAGCCTTCAAAGGAAAGGAGTGGGATCTTGTCTATGACCAATCGTGTTTTTCGCCAACAGAAGCAAGAGATACTTCAGAATTGTTATGTGGACGTGTGGGTCGATATATTTTCACTTCTTCCCAGGCTGTCTATGAATTCGGCACGCTCCATAAGGAAGAGGATTTCAATCCATTTACATATCCGATCAAATACAAAGGGCGCAGGGAGTACCCTGGTTATGAAGGTTACAAAGAGGCGAAGCGTGCCTCTGAAGCTGTGTTCCACCAGCTAGGCCAATTTGAGACCGGCTCTTCCCGGTTCCCGATTGTCGTTTCTGAAGATGATTACACAGAGCGTTTGAAGTTCCATGTCGATAAAATACTTTCAGGCCAGGCGATTGGTATTCCGCAACCTGAAATGCGCTACAGTTTTATCGAGGCAGCTGAAGCTGCAAATTTCCTGGTGAACATCGGAAAGTCAGATTATACCGGTCCAATTAACCCAGGTTCTGCAGGGGACATCAGTCTGCAAGAACTGATCGATAAAATAGAATTGCTGACTGGAAAAGAAGCAATCGTTGATAAAAATCCTCCTTCGGACATTATGTCACCATATGCTTTACCTGGGTCATGGTCGATCGACACTTCTCGTGCGGCAGCACTGGGTTACGGATTTATGGATCTCCATCGTCTTCTGGATACATTAATCAAGCAATATATCATGGCATATGGTAAGATTAGCGAATAA
- a CDS encoding DUF6509 family protein translates to MKITGHTVELLEDPFGLLTGDRYEYFLNIEVDEDDELYTDKGLLLKVLFLVDENNSRILQSYFIEQETETVLDFELEDDEAELVKAYCEQHLQADEETETEQE, encoded by the coding sequence ATGAAGATTACCGGACATACCGTCGAACTCCTCGAAGATCCATTCGGACTTCTGACAGGAGATAGATATGAGTATTTTTTAAATATTGAAGTGGATGAAGACGATGAGCTTTATACTGATAAAGGGCTGCTTTTGAAGGTCCTGTTTCTCGTGGACGAGAACAACAGCCGAATTCTCCAAAGCTACTTCATTGAACAGGAAACTGAAACGGTTCTCGATTTTGAACTTGAGGATGATGAAGCAGAGCTGGTAAAAGCGTATTGTGAACAACACTTACAGGCTGATGAAGAAACCGAAACCGAACAGGAATAA
- a CDS encoding DeoR/GlpR family DNA-binding transcription regulator — MLTPERHQLILQLIKEKPIVKIQELVDITEASESTIRRDLTVLEEGEFLKRVHGGAARLRGKLQEPSMNEKSSKNLHEKRQIAQYAASLVEEGDSIYLDAGSTIKEMIPFLPVKDIVVVTNGFMHLPALMERNIETYVIGGYAKPKTNAVIGRGALASLEQYRFDKCFLGVNGIHPHSGFTTPDQEEAMIKSKAISLSREAYVLADDSKFSEITFAKIADLHEAGIITNILEEETKGQYTSKTSIKVVTP, encoded by the coding sequence ATGTTAACACCTGAGCGCCACCAGCTCATATTACAGCTCATAAAAGAGAAACCAATCGTGAAAATTCAAGAACTTGTTGATATAACAGAAGCTTCCGAGTCCACTATACGTCGGGACCTGACAGTCCTTGAAGAGGGTGAATTCCTGAAGAGGGTACATGGAGGTGCTGCAAGACTGAGGGGGAAACTTCAAGAACCAAGCATGAATGAGAAATCCTCCAAAAACCTTCATGAAAAAAGGCAAATCGCCCAGTATGCTGCAAGTCTGGTAGAAGAAGGTGACAGTATTTATCTGGATGCAGGCTCGACAATCAAGGAAATGATCCCTTTCCTGCCTGTGAAGGATATAGTAGTTGTTACCAACGGATTCATGCATTTGCCGGCCCTGATGGAAAGGAATATTGAAACCTATGTCATCGGAGGTTATGCGAAGCCAAAGACAAATGCAGTGATTGGAAGAGGAGCATTGGCCAGTCTGGAACAATACCGTTTTGATAAATGTTTCCTTGGGGTTAATGGCATTCATCCTCATTCTGGCTTTACAACACCTGACCAGGAGGAAGCGATGATCAAATCCAAAGCGATTTCATTATCGCGTGAAGCATATGTACTGGCAGATGACAGTAAATTCTCGGAAATCACTTTTGCTAAAATAGCCGATTTGCATGAAGCTGGAATTATTACCAATATTCTTGAGGAAGAGACAAAAGGACAATATACCAGCAAAACTTCAATAAAGGTTGTGACACCATGA
- the pfkB gene encoding 1-phosphofructokinase, which translates to MIYTLTLNPSVDYIVEAGEIVLGTLNRTSHETKLPGGKGINVSRVLRSLGIESKATGFLGGFTGKYVEEFLNREGIYTGFVKVEGDTRINIKLKAGKETEINARGPEISSLAIGLLKEKIQQLGKDDYLILAGSIPSSMPQTIYQDIVRICKKNGAEVVIDAEGDLLKTVLEYKPFLIKPNHHELGQFFDREISGAEDAIVYGKKLVEAGAKNVIVSLAEKGAVYISETEAFYATVPQGEVKSSVGAGDSMVAGFMAQFLKSSDCKEAFRFSVASGSATAFSIGLCTPGKIETLLPEVEIHEYQ; encoded by the coding sequence ATGATCTATACGCTGACACTTAATCCATCTGTCGATTATATCGTCGAAGCAGGCGAGATTGTACTTGGAACTTTAAATAGAACTTCCCATGAAACAAAACTTCCTGGCGGAAAAGGCATCAATGTTTCAAGGGTCCTGCGCTCACTAGGAATCGAGAGCAAAGCAACTGGCTTTTTGGGAGGCTTTACAGGCAAATACGTTGAAGAGTTCCTCAATAGGGAGGGCATTTATACGGGTTTTGTCAAAGTCGAGGGGGATACAAGGATCAATATCAAACTGAAGGCCGGAAAAGAAACCGAAATCAATGCAAGGGGCCCGGAAATATCCTCTCTTGCAATCGGATTATTGAAAGAAAAAATCCAACAGCTTGGAAAAGATGATTATCTGATCCTTGCTGGAAGTATTCCATCAAGCATGCCTCAAACGATTTATCAGGATATCGTCCGGATCTGTAAAAAAAACGGGGCAGAAGTAGTCATTGATGCAGAAGGTGATTTGCTTAAAACTGTGCTCGAATATAAGCCTTTTCTGATTAAACCAAACCATCACGAATTGGGACAGTTTTTCGACAGAGAGATATCAGGAGCGGAGGATGCCATTGTATATGGAAAAAAACTCGTAGAGGCAGGAGCAAAAAACGTCATTGTTTCTCTTGCTGAAAAGGGTGCTGTCTATATCAGTGAAACAGAAGCCTTTTATGCGACCGTTCCACAAGGGGAAGTCAAAAGCTCTGTGGGAGCAGGCGATTCGATGGTGGCAGGCTTCATGGCACAGTTCTTAAAAAGTAGTGACTGCAAAGAGGCTTTCCGTTTCAGTGTGGCATCAGGCAGCGCAACAGCCTTTTCAATCGGGCTATGTACACCTGGAAAAATAGAGACACTTCTTCCAGAAGTGGAAATTCACGAATACCAGTGA
- a CDS encoding GreA/GreB family elongation factor codes for MAVKITPSGEQLILQQIARLEQELKQVRMDKNIAFNACGDDKLANPNFHKLEQDERILMDRLNEIQQTYKTAELIEFKERNTKEVAIGSIVKCLFEYPADSEEETYEIVGYGESNIDENKIYYDAPVAQKLISLKVGEETILSLPSGKIKCRVIGLYSTWDEAAK; via the coding sequence ATGGCAGTTAAGATCACCCCATCGGGAGAGCAATTGATTTTGCAGCAAATAGCAAGGCTGGAACAAGAATTAAAGCAAGTACGTATGGATAAAAATATTGCCTTCAATGCTTGCGGGGATGATAAACTGGCTAATCCCAATTTTCATAAGTTAGAACAAGATGAGCGGATATTAATGGACCGTTTGAACGAAATACAACAAACGTACAAGACGGCTGAATTAATTGAGTTTAAGGAGAGAAATACAAAGGAAGTTGCGATCGGTTCAATCGTAAAGTGTTTATTTGAGTATCCGGCTGATTCAGAAGAAGAAACCTATGAAATCGTCGGTTATGGAGAATCAAATATTGATGAAAATAAAATTTACTATGATGCCCCCGTTGCCCAAAAACTAATCAGTTTAAAAGTAGGAGAAGAAACGATTCTCTCACTTCCCTCTGGCAAAATCAAGTGCAGGGTTATAGGGCTTTATAGCACTTGGGATGAAGCAGCAAAGTAA
- a CDS encoding Ku protein encodes MHTIWKGSISFGLVNIPIKLHAATEDKDIKLRTLHKECHSPIKYEKTCPVCDKEVKNEDIVKAYEYTKGKFVILEEEDLEALRKENEDKAVEIIDFVKMSEIDPIYYQRSYFISPNESGGKAYSLLRKALEESQKVGIAKIMIRAKEQLAVIRVYDNTLVMETIHFPDEVRKTVDVPNVPADDKVTEKELETAIMLIDQLTTEFEPDKYKDDYRTALLELIEAKRTGKELVTPTEKEPVSNVTDLMAALQASIDRTKPEKKKEPAAAKKKKTAAKPKAKEKKQA; translated from the coding sequence ATGCATACTATTTGGAAAGGGAGCATCAGCTTCGGTCTCGTTAATATCCCAATCAAGCTTCATGCTGCAACAGAAGATAAGGACATCAAGCTTCGGACACTTCATAAAGAATGCCACTCGCCGATTAAATACGAAAAAACATGTCCGGTTTGTGATAAAGAAGTAAAGAATGAAGACATTGTCAAAGCATATGAGTACACGAAAGGGAAGTTTGTCATCCTTGAAGAGGAAGATTTGGAAGCATTGAGGAAAGAAAACGAAGACAAGGCCGTCGAAATTATTGATTTTGTGAAAATGTCCGAAATCGATCCGATTTACTATCAGCGAAGCTATTTTATCTCGCCAAATGAAAGCGGCGGAAAAGCCTATTCCTTGTTAAGAAAGGCACTTGAGGAATCACAGAAGGTGGGCATTGCCAAAATCATGATCCGCGCCAAAGAGCAATTGGCTGTAATAAGGGTCTATGATAACACACTGGTCATGGAAACGATCCATTTTCCCGATGAAGTCAGGAAAACCGTTGACGTACCAAACGTCCCTGCAGATGACAAGGTGACCGAAAAAGAGCTGGAAACAGCCATTATGCTCATTGATCAGTTGACCACCGAATTTGAACCAGATAAATATAAAGACGATTATCGGACAGCATTATTAGAATTGATCGAAGCAAAGCGCACAGGCAAAGAGCTGGTTACACCAACAGAAAAAGAGCCAGTATCCAATGTGACAGATCTTATGGCAGCGCTGCAGGCTTCTATTGACCGGACGAAGCCTGAGAAAAAGAAAGAACCTGCAGCCGCAAAGAAAAAGAAGACAGCTGCAAAACCAAAAGCAAAGGAAAAGAAACAAGCCTGA